One window from the genome of Tachypleus tridentatus isolate NWPU-2018 chromosome 11, ASM421037v1, whole genome shotgun sequence encodes:
- the LOC143231684 gene encoding uncharacterized protein LOC143231684 — protein sequence MRSRKNDKKEVQEEEQEDGCHVPELDSSVFDKYPNGGCSVNRAEDHSPRSPPTRPVAITILPDGSQHHPFCSYHRGSESPDLPPPPQPPLPPHLRRNREGTLDDLVIVHNQCPKHNNLHAQRGHVCEVPSFPQEMRTEAIVEMYPDSPGGRRQKYDHNT from the coding sequence ATGAGATCTCGAAAGAATGATAAAAAGGAAGTACAAGAGGAAGAACAAGAAGACGGATGTCACGTGCCAGAGCTCGATTCTTCCGTGTTTGATAAGTACCCTAATGGTGGTTGTTCAGTGAACAGAGCAGAGGACCACAGCCCAAGATCTCCGCCCACTAGACCAGTAGCAATTACGATTTTACCTGATggtagtcaacaccatccattcTGTAGTTACCACAGAGGTAGTGAAAGTCCTGATCTACCTCCACCTCCCCAACCCCCACTACCCCCTCACCTACGCAGGAACAGAGAAGGAACCTTGGACGATCTTGTGATTGTCCACAATCAATGTCCAAAGCACAACAATCTTCACGCACAGCGAGGCCATGTCTGTGAAGTTCCTTCTTTTCCACAGGAGATGCGAACAGAAGCAATAGTTGAGATGTATCCGGACAGTCCTGGGGGTCGTCGCCAGAAGTATGACCACAATACATGA